Sequence from the Streptomyces sp. R33 genome:
GCGCCCTGGCCCTCGCCGCGAAGTGGCCGGCCTACTTCGTCGCCTTCGACCTCTTGCAGCACGACGGCCAGGAACTCCTCACCCACCCGTACGTCGAGCGGCGCGCACTGCTGGAGAACCTGTTCGCCGAGCATGCACTGACGGCCCCGTGGACGCTCTGCCCGCAGACGGCGGACCTGGCCAAGGCGCGGGAATGGCTGGAGTCCTGGACGGACGTGTCCGGGGTGGAGGGGATCCTGATCAAGCCCCTGACCAGCCGCTACCAGCCCGGATATCGAGGCTGGACCAAGATCAGAAGGCGCGACACCACGGAGACGATCGTCGGCGCGATCACCGGTACCCTGACCCGCCCGCAGCTCCTCGTTCTCGGCCGCCACGACCAGAACGGCCGGCTGCGCGCCGTCGGCCGGACCGTACCGCTGCGCCCGGACGCCGCCCGGCAGGTCGCCGAGCACCTCACCGCGGCCGCGCCCGGGCACCCGTGGCAGGGCGTGCGCTTCTCGGCGACGTGGGGGAGCCGCGACGTCCTCGACACCACCCCCGTCCACCCCGCCCTGGTCGCCGAAGTCAGCGCCGACCGCGCCATCGACCACGGCAGCATCTACCGCCACCCACTCCGCTTCCAACGGCTGCGCCTGGACGTTGGGCTCGAAGACGTACCCCGGTTCGGCGAGGGTCCGGCGACGGCCGCCGGCTGACCGGGCGGGGGTGCAGTGGCGTTTCGCCGGTGAACCGGCGTGCTCGGGCGGGTGAACCGGGCCGGGCTGACCTGTTACTGACGGTGCGGCGGCCGGTACAACCGGCTCATGATGATCATGACGCGGTCCGCTGCCGCGGTCGCCGCTGCTCTCGCCCTGACCTTGTCTCTGCCCACGGCCGCACACGCCGCCGCACAACCCGCCGCCCCAGCTCCGGCTGCTGCCGTGCCGCAGGTGTTGCCCATCGGGGTCGCGGTGTCCGCGCTGCCGCTGGCGGTGGAGGACCGGACCGGCTACCAGCGGACCTCCTTCAAGCACTGGAATGCCGGCGACGTCCCGGCCGACGGCTGCAACACCCGCCAGGAGGTCCTCCTGGCCGAGGCGGTCGTGTACCCGGAGATCGGGCCGGGCTGCACTCTGACCGGCGGGACCTGGTGGTCGTACTACGACGAGCGTGAGGTGACGCCGGCCGGTGCGCTGGACATCGACCACATGGTCCCGCTCGCCGAGGCCTGGGACAGCGGCGCTTCCGGCTGGACGGCGGCGCGGCGGGAGGCGTACGCGAACGATCAGGGCCAGCCGGCCTCCCTGGTCGCGGTGACAGCACGCTCGAACCGGAGCAAGGCGGACCAGGACCCGGCGGAGTGGCTGCCGCCGTCCGCGGACGCGCTGTGCCGGTACGGGGCGGAGTGGACGGCGACGAAGCTGCGGTGGGGTCTCGCGGTGGACGAGCTGGAGCGGGACCGGCTGTTTGACATCGCGGCCGGCTGCGGCGGCACGGACGTGGAGTTCACGCCCGCCCCGTAGACCGAACGCAGACGGGCTGAGGGCCGCCACCCACCAAGGGGTAGCGGCCCTTTCGATTCGGATGATCCGCAGTAGCGCCCGGGGCCGTCCCGCCCGGGGCCCACAAGGCGGGTGGGACACCGGGCAGGGCCCGGTTAGAGTCGCTGCAGCCCGTGCCGATATGGCGTGCGCGGGTCAGGCCCGGTGCCCACTCGTTGGGGGCAGTACCGCCGGGCCGACCCGTCCCCGTACGGCGGCATGTCCGTCAGCAGCGCACGGTCAGCTGAATCCCAGGAGTTCGATTTCAGCCTTGGGCGGCCGTAGTCCCGCCGGCGGTCAGATAGCCGTCGATGTCGCGGGCGGAGTAGTAGCCGCTCGCGATCGCCCCGTCGATGAAGCAGCGCCACGTGCTCACCGAGTCGCTGCCGGCGAAGAACAGCCGTCCTTCGGTGGTACGGAGGTCCGGCAGTACCCGTGTCAGCTGTCCGGGCCGGTAGATGCACCACGTGCCGAGAGCGTGCGGGTCGTGCCTCCAGTCCCAGCCGACGATGGCTTCCACCTCGACGCCCGGCAGGAGCGGCTGCAGCGCAGTCTGCATGCCCTGGACGTCGTCGAACGCGGTCATCTCCAGCTTGTCCGGGTTGTTGGAGAACATGATCAGCCACGAGCCCTGCGGGTCGTGGGCGTAGGTCACCACCCAGTTGACCGCGTGGGGCTCGGGGGCCGCGATGCTCACGTTGCCGATGTCGCCCTTGACGCGGACGAAGCACTTCACGCCGGCGCCCGCGTGCCGCTCGGCCGACGCGGTCCGCTTGATCTCGGACAGGGCAGGCTCGAACTCCACGCTGTTCAGGACGTTCATCGGCAGCGCGATCAGGGCGGTCGGCGCGCTGACGGTCTCGCCGCTCTCCAGCTCTACCCGCACTCCGTCATCGGTCTGGGCGACACGCTGCACGGGCGAGTTGAGACGGATATCGGCCAGGGTGGCCTGTCCCGCGATGGAATTGATCAGCTCCCGTGTCCCCTTCAGGAGCTTTGTTGCCGACACGGCGGCCATAGTCTGCGCAGCGTCGTGCCCCGACAGGGCATAGATCCGGAAGACCTCGGTCACGCCGCACTGATCGAGCGGGCCGCACACGATCGTGCAGCACATGCCCTCCACCCAGTCACGCAGCGCCGGCTCGGCCTTGAAGCTGTCGAACTGCTCACGCAACGACCGGTCAGCCAGGCCGTCCGGGTCCGGGCCCAGCGTTTCCGAGAACGGCTCCGGGAACAGGTCCACGGCAGGGGCACAGAACTGGTCGAACGTCTCCAGCGCCCGTACGACATCGTCGTCGGACAACTCCACGATGCGGCCCTCGGACACCACCGCCTGCCGCAGCCCCTCCATCACCGGGAACGTCTCGGTCTCGACCCCGTACCGCTCGATCTCAGACCACACGTGAGGCTGCAGCGGGTGGACCCACGTACCGCCGAACTCCATCGGATGCCCGTCGTGGTCCTTCGTCCAGGTCCGGCCGCCCAGCCGGTCACGCGCCTCGACCAGTACCACCCGACGCCCGCGCGCCGACAATTCACGCGCGGCCGTCACACCGGCGAAACCGCCGCCCACGATCACGACATCCACTTCAGAATCTGACGCCGCCACAATCTGCTCCCTTACCGTCGTCTCGCCTGACTCGCGAGCCACTATCCGGGAACGGGCAGCAGCCAGCCGCACGCCACGCTTTGTCCTGGAAAATCAGGAAGCCCCCGGTCCTGACCTGGGAAACCGCGTTGCGGGTGATGCACTGAGTACGCCCATCCGGGGCCCACGACAAGACTGCCCTGGGGGAAAACGTCGCGCCACGTACAGGGCCCGTTCCTAGGCCACGACGAAGAACTTCAAGAACGGGGAGCGGGTTCTCCAGGTGGCCGTGAACCCGGCCGGGAACGAGTAGATACCCCCGGCGACGAGCTCGATCTTCTCGCCGTCGGGCGTTTCCAGCTCCGCCTCACCCTCGATGGCGTGGAACGTGTCGCTGGCCTCGGGCTTGTAGGGGAACTCTGCGCCCTCCTCGAGCCCAATCCTCCACAGTCCCGACATCGTGCCGTCTTCTGACTGGACGAGCCAATGAACCTCGCCCGTTGCCCGGCCGTCCTCAACGTGGGGTTCCCACGACTGGGCCGTTACTGATGAACTTGCGAAACCCGCAGTGCTCGTCATATGTCCCTCCACGGGGAAGCCGGCCGGCAAGCTCGGCTCGCCGGCGACGATGTCGGATGACAGTTCACCCGCTGACCCCACCGATACCGGACGCCAGCGGGCGGCAGCCCGCCCGCAACGGGTAGTCCACTGATTCCCCGGATGAACCACCCGGTCGGATGCCCACCCGGTCGGATGCCCACCCCGCAGGGAGCACAACAGCAGAGGAATACCGCACGTCTCGAATGACGCTCCCCGCCAGCTGGAGCCTCGGCGTGGACGCCAGCCCGGCGGGAGGCGTACGCCAACGATCTCGGTCAGGAGGCGTCGCTGGTGGAGGTCTCGGCCCGTTCGAACCGGTCGAAGGCGGACCAGGACCCGTCCCAGTGGCTCCCGCCGACGGGAGATGCCCTGTGCCGGTACGGCGCGGAGTGGACCGCGACGAAGCTCCGCTGGGGCCTGGCAGTCGACGCAGCGGAGCGGGACCGCCTGCTCGACATCGCGGCGGGCTGCGGCGGCACCGTGGAGTTCACCCCCGCGCCGTGCGCGGTGGTGGCGGTCAGCGGCGGCGGAAGCTGCCGCCTATGAGGCTGGCGCCACCGCCCGCGAGGACTGTTTGTCCGGCTGGTCCACCGACGACGCCGACGCGTTGGCTGAGCTGGCCGCCGGAGAGTTCGGGACGTTTGTGAACCGGCTGACCGCTCCGGGCAGGGGGCCGTTGGCGGTGCTCGGCGAGGTTCGGGTGTGATCGACCGGTTCCGGTCGGGGTCGGGCGGCCTGTCGACAAGGCCGCCACGGGCGACATTCCCGCGCTCTTCCAGGCCATCGGTGCCACCGAGACCGGCCAGAGCGATGAGGCCCCGGCGCCGGCTACCGGGCCGTAGCGCTTCAAGCCAGCACGGTCGGTCGTGTGGTGGGAGCCGGCCGGAGCACCACCGCCTGACATCTGGCCCGCTTCGGTGTGAGCGAGGTGGCATGGCGCCCCATGCTTCGGAGCCGGCTTGAGCATCACCAGCCCGGCGTCACGTGCGGACTCGGGTCTGAACTCGGGCTCAGAGGACGGTCAGTTGCCGCAGGTGCTTGATCTGTGCCAGTACAGTTTCGGCGCCGGCCACGAACGAGTTGACGCTTTCGATGGTAGGCGTCATGGGCGGTTTGTTGTCTGTCCCGGCGAAGCCGTGTTCTTGGCTCGCGTAGATAGCGCTGCCGATCGTGGTGAGGTGGTCGACGTTCTTGCCAACCGTGATCCAGTGCTTATTGCCCGTCAGTTCTGCGATCTTCTCGCTGATCTGGACCGTGCCCTTGCGGTTATCGAGGTTGTAGTACTGGCGTGCGGAATCGAACTCCATGCGCAACATCTTCAGCGCGGTGTCGACCTTCCGGTACTCCAGGGAGCGCCTTGCCCTGAACGGTTCCATGATGTAGTTGGCGAACCCAGGCTGCCTACGCAGCTCGTAGACCTCCACCTCTACGAAGACGACCTGCTCCTCCAGGAGCGCGCGTAGCACCTCGATCTCTCGCAGCAGCAGCTCTACCGCCTCCTGTGTACTCGCCAGCTCGCGCTGCGTGTGCTCGTGCCGCTTGCGCTGCTGCAAGGTCGCCAGATGCCAGGCGCCGCGCTCAAGCTCGGCCCGACGGGCACGCTCCAGCGCACCAGCCAAGTCGCCGACCAGGACATCGAGCTCAGCCTTGGCTTCGGCCGCCTCTTGCAACAAGGCCGCTTCTGCTCTCGACCCGGTCTTCGCGGCGTGCTGCAGCTGCTTGACCTGCTCCTTCCAGTAGGCGATCTGGGCCGCGGTCTCCAGACTTTTCTCCTGCGCCGCGCTCCGCCGTTCGTGGAGCTGCTTCACCTCGCTTGCGGACAGGCGAACGCCCAGAGCGGCCAAGTAGGAGACCAGCTCGTTCACGAACGTTTCCGGAGCCGTGAGCTGCCCCGAGAGGTATCGCGACACCGTGGAAGTGTGCGCCCCCGACGACTCGGAGAGGCCCTTTTGGGTGGCACCCTGGGCCTTGCCCTTCTGTAGAGCCTCCCGCAGTGCTTCTGCGTAGACCCTGGCGTCTGTGATCGCTTCTTCTGGCTGCGACATCGCTCGCCTCCCCCTCGCCCTCCGGGCAAACGCCGTGAACGGCCCGGTCCTACAAATTGTGACCCACAGCACATGGTGGGGGGAGCAGTTGCCGAAACGCGGGGGCCCGGCCCGTGGACCGGGCCCACCGCGCCGAGGGGTGCGGCTCCTGCGAGCCGCACCCCGCAACCTTCAGCTGCCGCTGCGGCGCAGCAGCCGGGCCCGCTCCTTGCGCTCATCGCGCTCCTTTGCCCGTGAGTTGCGCAGCTGCCTGCGACGCGTCAGGTACGACCGCCGCCCTTCCCACCACGCCAGGCGGTCGGCCGACTCCTGCGGGAAGACCGCCTGTGCCAAGCCAAGGCCCAGGCTCAGGGCCAGACACGTAACGATGCACCACGCCGGGGCACCGACCAACGCCTGCGCCAAACCGCTAACCCCGAACAGAATGCTGGGCACCAGATTTCGCATACCAGGCATTGGAAAACCCCTTTCGGTCGCCTCGCTCGGGCGACCGGGGGAAATCCTGAGCATTGCACATTCTGCAATCAAGAGTTGCAGAAATTGCGCAGTTTCCAATTTATCCGAAGGTGATCGACGGACGTTCCACTGATCATGAATATGGCGGGCTTAAGCGTGGAAAGCGGCCCTGATCAAGGTGAAACCGACCCACCCCGCTCGACCCGGAAACCGGCCAGAGTGTGGAGGGTTGCAGACTCTGCAACGCAGGTCAGGCCTCTGTGTCGACGATGTCCGCATGGGCGGCGGCAGGACCCCTCGGCCCGCCTGGAGGACGCACGCCGTCTGGCCGCAGGCCACGAGTGACTCCTCGCTCTAGTCGCCAGGCCGGGAATCAGAGTTGATCACTACGATTTCTCCGAGCAGTACGGAGGATTCGCATCCGAAATTCGACGTCGGAGCGCCGCCCAAGACCGGGCCGTAGCTAGTCGGCGTAACTGGCCGGAGCGGCATCCCACGCCTTGAAATGCAAATCTCAGGAACTCGTAGCGGGGCCGCTGGCTTGCAATGGCCCCGCGTCATGTCCGAGCCCCTGAAACGCAGCGACCGGGCCGGCCTGGCTTTGTTCACGAGAAAGAGGTTCTGGCACACATTCCGTGAGGACGATCACCGGCGTTCTGCCACGGTGACGTCGCGTCATCTGGGACCGTGGTGCGGTGTGATGACCTCATAGGGGTGCTGTTTCCGCAGTTCAGGTCGGTCTTGGTGGAGCGGGTGTTCACGGAGTGCGGTGTGGTGCACATCGTTGCGAGAACCCTCGATGGCACGGCTTCGTGCCCGGATTGCGAGCTTCCGTCGAGCCATGTGCACAGCTGCTACGAACGCCGACTGGCCGACACTCCGGTCGGTGACCAGCCGGTGGTGATCGCGCTGACCGTGCGGCGGCTGTACTGCGATAACGCCTTGTGCGGGCGTCGTACGTTCGTTGAGCAGGTCGCGGGTCTGACGTTCAGGTACGGGAGAAGGACTCCGGCCTCGCGCCGTGTCCTTACAGTCGTTGCAGTTGCCCTTGCAGGCCGGGCCGGGGCCCGTCTGGCAGCAGTCCTGCAGACGAGGGCGAGCCGGACAACGCTGCTGCGGGCGATCATGGCCGTGCCTGATCCGCTCTGGGCCGTTCCCAAGGTCCTGGGTGTCGATGACTTCGCCACCCGTCGCGGGCACCACTACGGCACTGTCCTCATCGACTGCGAGACCGGCCGGCCTCTCGACCTGCTGCCGGGCCGGGACGCCTCCACCCTCGCGGGCTGGCTGCGCGAGCATCCTGGCGCCGAGATCATCTGTCGTGACCGGGCCGGCTCCTACGCCGACGGCGCCCGGACCGGTGCACCGAACGCGATCCAAGTGGCCGACCGCTTCCACCTCTGGCAGAACCTCGGCACCGCCGTCGAAGCCACAGTCAGACTCCACAGCACGTGCCTCAAGACGGCTTTCACCAGCTCAGATGGCCCTACGAGCGATGGCGACAGCGCGGATGCAACGAAGACGATGTCGCCGATCGAAGCTCGCATCCGAGAGCGGCACGCGACCATCCATGCCCTGCTGGCCCAGGGGCACGGGATCAGGGAGATCGCCAGGGAACTGCACATGGGCGGTAACACCGTCCGCCGGAACGCCCGCGCGGCAGTCCCCGAACAGCTGCTGACCGGAAGGCACCAGCCCCGGGCCAGCCAGCTCGACCCCTACAAGTCCCACCTGGACAATCGCTGGGCCGAAGGACACACCAACGCCATCCAGCTGCTTGCCGAGCTCCAGATCCTCGGCTACCGCGGGAGTTACCAGATCATCAGCGACTATCTGCGGCCGAGGCGCCGCCGACGCATCCGCGTTGTCCCACCCGCACCACCAGGAGTCCGCCGGATCACCAGATGGATGATGCGGCACCCCGAGCATCTCGCTGACGCAGAACGCCAACAGTTCGTCGCCCTACTTGCCCACTGCCCTGAGCTGAAGGCCCTCCACGAGCACGTCCGCAGCTTCGCAGAGATCCTTCAAACCCGCTCCGGTCAGCACCTCAAAGACTGGATCACCGCCGTCCGCACTGCAGACCTGCCCCGATTGCATGCCTTCGCCACCGGTCTGGAGAGGGACTGGGATGCCGTGCTCCAGGGCCTGAGCACACGCTGGAACTCCGGCCCCGTCGAGGGCCGCGTAAATCAGATCAAGATGGTCAAACGCCAGATGTTCGGACGCGCCAAGCTCCCCCTGCTCCGCAAACGCGTCCTTCTCACAGCCGCAGCAAACTGGTGACCCGGAGCCAGGAGTGTCAGACCGCTGCGGCATGCTCGCCAGCATGAACGAAGACGCCTTCTGGCAGCTCATCGAGGACTGCAGGCCCACGGAACCTGACCCGGACGCCGAACTCCTTGCAGCCACGCTCACCGAGCGGCTTGCCCAGTCCCCGTTGTCGCTGGTCATCGGCTTTGCCGAACAACTGTCATGGGCGCTCTACCGGCTGGACCGCAAGGAGTACGGACACGACTTGTCCGATGACGCCTTCCTTTACACCCGTGCCGCGGTCGTCGCCGCCGGCCGCACCGAGTTCGACAGCGTCCTCCAAGACCCTTCGGTCTTCACTCCTTACGCCATCGACCTCATCTGGGCCGAGCCCCTGCTCTACACACCGGACCGGGCATACAAGCGAATCACCGGGGAGGAGTGGGACCGCGATACCCGCTACTCCTACGAATCCTGCTCCAACACCGAGGGCTGGGCTGATTGAACGCCATGGCCTGCGGGTGGTGACGAACTCCAGCGTCGTTGATCGTCCTCACGAAATGTGTGCCAGAACCCCGTTCTCGCGGACAAAGCCAAGGTGTGTCGGCACTGGTGGCGTGGACGCTTGACGAGGCGGTCCCCGACGAGCTGCGGCAGTCGATGCGGGACCTGCTGAAGGTGCCCGAGGGCAAGTGGT
This genomic interval carries:
- a CDS encoding ATP-dependent DNA ligase; translated protein: MTLRPPVEPMLAQAAEAVPGPAALRAGVAYEQKLDGHRALLFTASAPGGTVLVQTRRGALVQDRWPDLVAAADAQLPHGLVLDGELVVWDTEAGRLSFEALQRRAAARARGALALAAKWPAYFVAFDLLQHDGQELLTHPYVERRALLENLFAEHALTAPWTLCPQTADLAKAREWLESWTDVSGVEGILIKPLTSRYQPGYRGWTKIRRRDTTETIVGAITGTLTRPQLLVLGRHDQNGRLRAVGRTVPLRPDAARQVAEHLTAAAPGHPWQGVRFSATWGSRDVLDTTPVHPALVAEVSADRAIDHGSIYRHPLRFQRLRLDVGLEDVPRFGEGPATAAG
- a CDS encoding HNH endonuclease family protein yields the protein MMIMTRSAAAVAAALALTLSLPTAAHAAAQPAAPAPAAAVPQVLPIGVAVSALPLAVEDRTGYQRTSFKHWNAGDVPADGCNTRQEVLLAEAVVYPEIGPGCTLTGGTWWSYYDEREVTPAGALDIDHMVPLAEAWDSGASGWTAARREAYANDQGQPASLVAVTARSNRSKADQDPAEWLPPSADALCRYGAEWTATKLRWGLAVDELERDRLFDIAAGCGGTDVEFTPAP
- a CDS encoding flavin monoamine oxidase family protein translates to MRLAAARSRIVARESGETTVREQIVAASDSEVDVVIVGGGFAGVTAARELSARGRRVVLVEARDRLGGRTWTKDHDGHPMEFGGTWVHPLQPHVWSEIERYGVETETFPVMEGLRQAVVSEGRIVELSDDDVVRALETFDQFCAPAVDLFPEPFSETLGPDPDGLADRSLREQFDSFKAEPALRDWVEGMCCTIVCGPLDQCGVTEVFRIYALSGHDAAQTMAAVSATKLLKGTRELINSIAGQATLADIRLNSPVQRVAQTDDGVRVELESGETVSAPTALIALPMNVLNSVEFEPALSEIKRTASAERHAGAGVKCFVRVKGDIGNVSIAAPEPHAVNWVVTYAHDPQGSWLIMFSNNPDKLEMTAFDDVQGMQTALQPLLPGVEVEAIVGWDWRHDPHALGTWCIYRPGQLTRVLPDLRTTEGRLFFAGSDSVSTWRCFIDGAIASGYYSARDIDGYLTAGGTTAAQG
- a CDS encoding cupin domain-containing protein translates to MTSTAGFASSSVTAQSWEPHVEDGRATGEVHWLVQSEDGTMSGLWRIGLEEGAEFPYKPEASDTFHAIEGEAELETPDGEKIELVAGGIYSFPAGFTATWRTRSPFLKFFVVA
- a CDS encoding ISL3 family transposase, whose amino-acid sequence is MVHIVARTLDGTASCPDCELPSSHVHSCYERRLADTPVGDQPVVIALTVRRLYCDNALCGRRTFVEQVAGLTFRYGRRTPASRRVLTVVAVALAGRAGARLAAVLQTRASRTTLLRAIMAVPDPLWAVPKVLGVDDFATRRGHHYGTVLIDCETGRPLDLLPGRDASTLAGWLREHPGAEIICRDRAGSYADGARTGAPNAIQVADRFHLWQNLGTAVEATVRLHSTCLKTAFTSSDGPTSDGDSADATKTMSPIEARIRERHATIHALLAQGHGIREIARELHMGGNTVRRNARAAVPEQLLTGRHQPRASQLDPYKSHLDNRWAEGHTNAIQLLAELQILGYRGSYQIISDYLRPRRRRRIRVVPPAPPGVRRITRWMMRHPEHLADAERQQFVALLAHCPELKALHEHVRSFAEILQTRSGQHLKDWITAVRTADLPRLHAFATGLERDWDAVLQGLSTRWNSGPVEGRVNQIKMVKRQMFGRAKLPLLRKRVLLTAAANW
- a CDS encoding DUF4240 domain-containing protein; translated protein: MNEDAFWQLIEDCRPTEPDPDAELLAATLTERLAQSPLSLVIGFAEQLSWALYRLDRKEYGHDLSDDAFLYTRAAVVAAGRTEFDSVLQDPSVFTPYAIDLIWAEPLLYTPDRAYKRITGEEWDRDTRYSYESCSNTEGWAD